One segment of Arcanobacterium haemolyticum DSM 20595 DNA contains the following:
- the rpmI gene encoding 50S ribosomal protein L35: protein MPKMKTHSGAKKRFRKTGSGKLMREQAGKRHLLEHKSSRRTRRLSSDQPVARADVKQVKSLLGI, encoded by the coding sequence ATGCCAAAGATGAAGACGCACTCCGGTGCAAAGAAGCGTTTCCGTAAGACGGGATCCGGCAAGCTTATGCGTGAGCAGGCTGGCAAGCGCCACCTCCTCGAGCACAAGTCGTCCCGCCGCACCCGCCGCCTGTCCTCGGATCAGCCGGTGGCTCGGGCAGACGTCAAGCAGGTCAAGTCATTGCTCGGCATCTGA
- a CDS encoding VIT1/CCC1 transporter family protein: MTLTFNNAACNCDVKRGAPSHLNFTPAHEDSAELGTKLNWLRAGVLGANDGIVSTAGIVMGVSGAAVDNHALFAAGLAGMVAGALSMAAGEYVSVSTQRDTEKAAVDHQRAFFTRDPYGAQMRLASLIAGKGISKPLAWRISEELAKKDPVHALTQYEYGIDADELTNPWHAAWASMVAFVLGATIPFLAMIFSPASLAVGLTVISVSFALAITGSVSAWLGGAPIVPATLRNIVWGNLAMWVTYGIGILVANV, from the coding sequence GTGACTCTTACTTTTAATAATGCTGCGTGTAATTGCGACGTCAAACGTGGCGCTCCTTCACACCTAAATTTCACGCCTGCACACGAAGATTCCGCTGAGCTTGGCACAAAACTCAACTGGCTCCGCGCAGGTGTTCTGGGCGCAAACGATGGCATCGTGTCTACAGCCGGTATCGTTATGGGAGTTTCTGGCGCTGCCGTAGATAATCATGCACTTTTTGCCGCCGGTTTGGCAGGCATGGTGGCTGGCGCGCTTTCGATGGCGGCGGGCGAATACGTCTCTGTGTCCACTCAGCGCGATACGGAAAAGGCGGCGGTAGATCACCAGCGTGCATTCTTCACTCGCGATCCATACGGGGCTCAGATGCGGCTGGCCAGTTTAATTGCGGGCAAAGGAATTTCCAAGCCTCTTGCCTGGCGGATATCTGAAGAACTCGCCAAGAAGGATCCCGTTCACGCGCTCACTCAATACGAATACGGGATTGATGCAGATGAACTCACGAATCCGTGGCATGCTGCATGGGCTTCGATGGTGGCGTTCGTTCTTGGAGCCACCATTCCATTCTTGGCGATGATCTTCTCCCCTGCTAGCCTCGCAGTTGGGCTCACCGTCATATCTGTGAGCTTTGCGTTGGCGATCACCGGATCCGTTTCTGCATGGCTTGGAGGAGCACCGATCGTTCCGGCCACACTCCGAAATATCGTGTGGGGAAACTTGGCCATGTGGGTCACGTATGGAATCGGAATCCTCGTAGCTAACGTCTAG
- a CDS encoding SseB family protein has protein sequence MPDLASLLTPNPYANDDGSMPQELRKAYESSSDQRVENIVRALDRVLLPVIPHAHPGTDANGKVLEHTSQPSHPLEREEGLVTAQVHNGRSAVVVFSHAEALTNWNATARPVPVSIEATAIATLKQKTGLIVLDPGTDNETVLGRTAVITLAAGGKWLAPWADPKIRGVITKLAEEYRDHVLSIELLPDVNGTAIVDMVFSRDSATETVVAVAQAVAATLETDPYVRARLDLVEIRPRPE, from the coding sequence ATGCCTGATCTCGCATCTCTTCTTACTCCGAATCCGTATGCCAACGATGATGGCTCCATGCCACAGGAATTGCGTAAGGCATACGAATCGTCATCAGATCAGCGTGTTGAGAACATCGTGCGCGCACTAGATCGTGTTCTCCTGCCGGTTATCCCACACGCGCATCCGGGCACAGACGCCAACGGGAAAGTCCTCGAACATACCAGCCAACCATCCCATCCATTGGAACGTGAAGAAGGGCTTGTCACAGCCCAGGTGCACAATGGCCGCTCCGCCGTCGTCGTCTTTTCTCACGCGGAAGCGCTAACTAACTGGAACGCAACAGCGCGGCCGGTGCCAGTGAGCATCGAAGCTACCGCTATCGCAACGTTAAAACAGAAAACTGGGCTGATCGTGCTCGATCCAGGAACCGACAACGAAACGGTGCTGGGTAGAACCGCGGTTATTACGCTGGCGGCAGGCGGAAAATGGTTGGCTCCGTGGGCCGATCCGAAAATACGCGGTGTTATCACGAAGCTCGCGGAAGAATATCGTGACCATGTGCTGTCAATCGAACTTTTGCCAGATGTAAACGGAACCGCGATCGTGGATATGGTTTTTTCGCGGGACTCTGCCACAGAAACAGTAGTTGCTGTAGCGCAAGCCGTGGCGGCAACGCTCGAAACTGACCCATACGTGCGGGCGCGGCTCGATCTTGTAGAAATTCGCCCACGTCCAGAGTGA
- the ybeY gene encoding rRNA maturation RNase YbeY, with translation MIEVNDESGFEPAPQLEEISELATWVLDDLRVHQQSDLSIVMLDEEAMSALHVEWMDLEGPTDVMSFPMDELRPTPLGVEPTPGMLGDIAICPQVAARQALAAGHNTMEEILLLTTHGILHLLGYDHAEPDEKKEMFELQRRLLLTFLARRPRDPQDPNATIDDIAPTVE, from the coding sequence ATGATTGAGGTTAATGACGAATCTGGTTTTGAGCCAGCGCCACAGCTTGAAGAAATTTCGGAGCTAGCCACGTGGGTTTTGGACGATCTGCGGGTGCATCAACAATCTGATCTCTCCATCGTGATGCTCGATGAGGAAGCGATGTCTGCCTTGCATGTGGAATGGATGGATCTGGAAGGCCCAACTGACGTCATGTCTTTCCCTATGGATGAACTGCGGCCAACGCCGCTGGGCGTGGAACCTACGCCTGGCATGCTGGGAGATATCGCTATTTGTCCGCAGGTCGCGGCGCGTCAGGCGCTGGCGGCGGGGCACAACACGATGGAAGAAATCCTGCTTCTCACCACGCACGGTATTTTGCATTTGCTGGGCTACGATCATGCGGAACCGGACGAAAAGAAGGAAATGTTTGAACTTCAGCGGCGTTTGCTGTTGACCTTCTTGGCGCGCCGCCCGCGCGATCCACAAGATCCGAATGCGACTATCGATGACATCGCTCCTACGGTGGAGTAG
- a CDS encoding ABC transporter substrate-binding protein: MFVKKTRVVAALAATALALSACGGTTGDKKADSAAPEAKGPSGVLNAGVAYETTNWSPIHAGSALANGVNWHILEGLYNFNMADYSTEAALAAGDPKEVGELTYEISLRKGAKFSDGKDVKAEDVVKSFERNSNEGGLYTPFFKAIKSLTAKDDTTIKVELNSPFAKLKERLALVKVVPATMTDDELKTKPIGSGPYKFEDAPKEGSPVTAVVNEHYNGKNPAKLEKIVWNPQKDDSQRLAAALGGTTDVMEAVPAATIDQLKGAGWEVKEVEGYNNPFLMFNTTKAPFDKPEVRRALRQAINVQKLIDSSLDGKAVEAKSFLPKVNPDFKEPATDLSYSVDKAKELLASAGVSSLEITLLTTDHPWVANLAPQIKEDLEKVGVKVNIESKASAALYADNADVENPTYDVILAPGDPSVFGNDPAIFFSWWYGDNAWMHKRSNFANSDKETYDKIQNLMAEAASLAGADAKAKWGEIQDIVAEKAPIFPLFHRTMITAYNPAALDGVDPIATTGLYLLGASHK; this comes from the coding sequence ATGTTTGTCAAGAAGACTCGCGTTGTTGCGGCTCTTGCTGCAACAGCTCTGGCGCTCAGCGCCTGCGGCGGTACTACAGGGGATAAGAAGGCAGACTCTGCAGCACCAGAAGCAAAGGGTCCATCCGGCGTTCTTAACGCTGGCGTTGCTTACGAAACCACCAACTGGAGCCCGATCCACGCTGGATCTGCTCTTGCTAACGGTGTTAACTGGCACATTCTTGAAGGTCTCTACAACTTCAACATGGCAGATTACTCCACCGAAGCAGCTCTTGCTGCTGGCGATCCAAAGGAAGTTGGTGAACTGACCTACGAAATCTCCCTTCGTAAAGGTGCAAAGTTCTCTGACGGCAAGGACGTCAAGGCTGAGGATGTTGTCAAGTCCTTCGAGCGCAACTCGAACGAAGGCGGTCTTTACACCCCATTCTTCAAGGCGATCAAGTCCCTGACCGCCAAGGATGACACCACCATCAAGGTAGAACTTAACTCCCCATTCGCAAAGCTTAAGGAGCGCTTGGCACTCGTCAAGGTCGTTCCAGCAACCATGACTGATGACGAACTCAAGACCAAGCCAATCGGTTCCGGTCCATACAAGTTCGAAGATGCGCCAAAGGAAGGCTCACCAGTGACCGCTGTGGTCAACGAGCACTACAATGGCAAGAACCCAGCAAAACTCGAGAAGATCGTCTGGAACCCACAGAAGGATGACAGCCAGCGTTTGGCTGCTGCCCTCGGTGGCACCACTGACGTGATGGAAGCTGTTCCAGCTGCTACCATCGATCAGCTCAAGGGTGCTGGTTGGGAAGTCAAGGAAGTTGAAGGCTACAACAACCCATTCTTGATGTTCAACACCACTAAGGCGCCATTCGATAAGCCTGAAGTTCGCCGCGCACTCCGCCAGGCAATCAACGTTCAGAAGCTCATCGATTCTTCCCTCGATGGCAAGGCTGTGGAAGCAAAGTCCTTCCTGCCAAAGGTCAACCCAGACTTCAAGGAACCAGCTACCGATCTGAGCTACTCCGTTGACAAGGCAAAGGAGCTCTTGGCTTCCGCTGGAGTTTCCTCCTTGGAAATCACCTTGCTGACAACCGATCACCCATGGGTTGCTAACCTCGCTCCACAGATCAAGGAAGACCTTGAGAAGGTTGGTGTGAAGGTCAACATCGAGTCCAAGGCTTCGGCAGCTCTCTACGCTGATAACGCAGACGTTGAGAACCCAACCTACGATGTCATCCTCGCTCCTGGAGACCCATCGGTCTTCGGTAACGATCCGGCCATCTTCTTCTCCTGGTGGTACGGAGACAACGCTTGGATGCACAAGCGTTCGAACTTCGCTAATTCCGATAAGGAAACCTACGACAAGATTCAGAACCTGATGGCTGAAGCAGCATCCTTGGCTGGTGCTGACGCTAAGGCCAAGTGGGGCGAGATCCAGGATATCGTTGCTGAAAAGGCTCCGATCTTCCCACTCTTCCACCGTACAATGATCACCGCCTACAACCCAGCAGCTCTTGATGGCGTTGACCCCATTGCAACAACCGGTCTGTACCTCCTCGGTGCAAGCCACAAGTAA
- a CDS encoding isoprenyl transferase, which translates to MERITPTMHDPIAPPAGIAGPPAIPADAVPKHVAVVMDGNGRWANERHLPRTEGHRAGEKALMDVLAGAVEIGVEVVSVYAFSTENWKRSPSEIAFLMNYSRDVIHRRRHELDDWGVKIVWSGRQPRLWSSVIKELQEAQRLTMYNSTMTLNFCCNYGGRAEIADAVAEIAAAAARGEIKPRKINEETIAQALYQPHLPDVDLFIRSGGEQRTSNFMLWQASYAEMMFVDEPWPEFDRNVLWRCIEQYASRNRRFGGAVDQVTQES; encoded by the coding sequence ATGGAACGAATCACGCCAACAATGCATGACCCTATTGCTCCTCCGGCAGGAATTGCAGGGCCACCTGCAATTCCTGCCGATGCTGTGCCAAAGCACGTTGCTGTTGTGATGGACGGCAACGGGCGGTGGGCTAATGAACGCCATTTACCGCGAACCGAAGGGCATCGGGCTGGCGAAAAGGCGCTGATGGATGTTCTTGCAGGGGCAGTTGAAATCGGTGTTGAGGTGGTATCTGTGTATGCGTTTTCCACCGAAAACTGGAAACGTTCCCCATCCGAAATTGCCTTTTTGATGAATTATTCACGGGATGTGATTCACCGGCGCCGGCACGAACTTGACGATTGGGGAGTAAAGATTGTGTGGTCTGGGCGCCAGCCGCGTTTGTGGAGCTCGGTTATCAAGGAGCTGCAAGAAGCCCAGCGCCTCACTATGTACAACTCCACTATGACCTTGAATTTCTGCTGTAACTACGGCGGGCGTGCAGAGATCGCGGATGCTGTTGCGGAGATTGCGGCGGCGGCCGCGCGCGGTGAGATCAAGCCGCGAAAGATCAACGAAGAAACGATTGCCCAGGCGCTCTACCAGCCGCACCTACCGGACGTCGATTTGTTTATCCGTTCCGGAGGCGAACAACGCACGTCCAACTTTATGCTCTGGCAGGCATCGTATGCCGAAATGATGTTCGTTGATGAACCATGGCCAGAATTTGATCGGAATGTGTTGTGGCGATGCATCGAACAGTATGCATCCCGCAATCGCCGGTTTGGTGGGGCCGTGGATCAGGTCACGCAGGAGTCATAG
- a CDS encoding hemolysin family protein: MSEIESVPLPILITIAVTCALLAAFGALLLSALSRITHTQVEEAEDEGQSGPFVSLIVTHRLAAITAVTAVRSGILVLLGATLMVLVGLVFRNLMLNLVGVVMAMLLTLGLTNIIIPPTLGFKYPVRSVRLGGRLLWWLTKIGSIFVSRRDSDDDAGDTDDDQRTYMVERVSESEALEDEEREIVRSVFELSETMVREVMVPRPDMITIGADEPLDRAISLFNRSGYSRAPVIAEESDDVVGILYLKDAIRKTHRRVDADSLTVSDVMREPVFVPETKMADDLLREMRADAKHMALAVDEYGGIAGLVTIEDILEEIVGDMVDEHDRAEPEIEELSPGVFRVPARLPADELGELFGIKIDDDDVETAGGLLTKALGRIPIVGSCAQAYGVTMSADRFEGRRKLLQTIIASRVETEEDEPK, from the coding sequence GTGTCTGAAATAGAATCTGTGCCGTTGCCGATTCTTATCACGATTGCGGTAACGTGTGCGCTATTGGCTGCGTTTGGCGCGTTGCTACTTTCGGCCCTGTCGCGTATTACGCATACGCAGGTGGAGGAAGCAGAAGATGAGGGGCAGTCTGGCCCGTTCGTTTCGCTGATTGTGACTCACCGGTTGGCGGCGATTACTGCCGTGACTGCGGTTCGTTCAGGTATTTTGGTGTTGCTGGGTGCCACGTTGATGGTTTTGGTGGGGTTGGTGTTCCGCAACCTGATGCTGAACTTGGTGGGCGTTGTGATGGCGATGCTGCTCACGCTCGGTTTGACCAACATTATTATCCCTCCCACTTTGGGTTTTAAGTATCCTGTGCGGTCGGTTCGCTTAGGTGGCCGGTTGTTGTGGTGGCTTACGAAGATCGGTTCGATTTTTGTCTCGCGCCGTGATTCTGATGATGATGCGGGGGATACCGACGACGATCAGCGCACCTACATGGTTGAGCGCGTATCCGAATCCGAAGCATTGGAAGATGAAGAACGTGAGATCGTGCGTTCCGTGTTCGAACTGTCTGAAACGATGGTTCGTGAAGTGATGGTTCCGCGCCCGGATATGATTACGATTGGTGCAGATGAGCCACTGGATCGGGCCATTTCGCTGTTCAATCGTTCTGGGTATTCGCGTGCTCCTGTTATTGCGGAGGAAAGCGATGACGTGGTGGGCATTTTGTATCTGAAGGATGCGATTCGTAAGACTCACCGGAGGGTGGATGCGGATTCGCTCACCGTTTCTGATGTGATGCGCGAACCTGTGTTTGTTCCGGAAACGAAGATGGCTGACGATCTGTTGCGTGAGATGCGTGCAGACGCGAAGCATATGGCTCTTGCTGTTGATGAATACGGCGGGATCGCCGGCTTGGTCACGATCGAAGACATTTTGGAAGAAATCGTGGGGGATATGGTGGACGAACATGACAGGGCCGAACCTGAAATCGAAGAGTTATCGCCTGGAGTTTTTCGTGTTCCGGCTCGCCTTCCAGCGGATGAACTTGGGGAGCTTTTTGGTATTAAGATTGACGACGACGACGTCGAAACCGCTGGCGGCCTTCTAACCAAGGCGCTGGGCCGGATCCCTATCGTTGGATCGTGCGCGCAAGCGTATGGCGTAACCATGAGTGCTGACCGATTTGAAGGCCGGCGTAAACTCCTACAAACTATTATCGCTTCGCGTGTTGAAACAGAAGAGGACGAACCAAAGTGA
- the rplT gene encoding 50S ribosomal protein L20, producing the protein MARVKNAVNSKKKRRTVLERASGYRGQRSRLYRKAKEQVTHSFVYNYRDRKVRKNEFRKLWIARINAGARANGMTYNRFMQGLKLAGIELDRRMLAEMAVNDPAAFTSVVEAARKALPADVNAPVA; encoded by the coding sequence ATGGCACGCGTAAAGAACGCCGTTAATTCCAAGAAAAAGCGTCGCACAGTCCTTGAGCGGGCTTCGGGCTACCGTGGTCAGCGCTCACGTCTGTACCGTAAGGCTAAGGAGCAGGTTACCCACTCCTTCGTGTACAACTACCGTGATCGTAAGGTCCGTAAGAACGAGTTCCGTAAGCTCTGGATCGCACGTATCAACGCAGGTGCTCGTGCAAACGGTATGACTTACAACCGCTTCATGCAGGGTCTCAAGCTTGCTGGTATCGAACTCGATCGTCGTATGCTCGCCGAAATGGCAGTGAACGATCCAGCTGCTTTCACTTCGGTTGTTGAAGCTGCTCGCAAGGCTCTTCCAGCTGACGTTAATGCTCCAGTTGCTTGA
- a CDS encoding ABC transporter permease, whose product MNNLLRLIGRRLIALPVMVLGVTVLVFLIMALSPIDPAYSTLGENATPTELEAFRAQHGLNEPVLVRLGAYILNLVQGDLGIYGVGVSNTVSSLIAQALPVTLQLTFFGLILAVLFSFPLGVIAAIYRDRWPDQVIRVLSVICIGTPSFWLAVLLVLAFIGKLPVSGALPGMFDDFSGWFLRMLLPAVALAIPVIGQMTRVVRTSMVEELDRDYVRTALGAGIPKSVVIGRNVLRNALITPVTVLGLRVGYLMGGAVVIEIIFAINGMGQVLIKGIQNNWVNLVQGGALVVAIAFIIVNIIVDMLYLLINPRIRSV is encoded by the coding sequence ATGAACAATCTACTTAGACTCATCGGGCGCCGTCTGATTGCGTTGCCAGTGATGGTGCTGGGCGTGACAGTCCTCGTCTTCTTAATTATGGCACTTTCCCCAATCGATCCTGCCTACAGTACTCTTGGTGAAAACGCTACCCCGACCGAACTTGAAGCATTTAGAGCACAACACGGCTTGAACGAACCAGTCTTGGTTCGCCTCGGTGCATACATTCTTAACCTCGTCCAGGGTGATCTTGGTATCTACGGTGTTGGTGTATCAAACACGGTTTCTTCGCTCATCGCTCAGGCCCTTCCTGTCACGCTGCAGTTGACTTTCTTTGGACTCATTCTTGCTGTCCTTTTCTCATTCCCACTAGGAGTCATCGCAGCTATCTACCGTGATCGTTGGCCAGATCAGGTTATCCGTGTCCTTTCGGTTATCTGCATTGGTACCCCTTCTTTCTGGCTAGCTGTTCTACTTGTGCTCGCTTTCATCGGTAAGTTGCCAGTTTCGGGTGCCCTTCCTGGAATGTTTGACGATTTCAGCGGTTGGTTCCTCCGCATGCTTCTGCCGGCAGTCGCTCTGGCAATTCCAGTGATTGGCCAGATGACTCGCGTGGTTCGTACCTCGATGGTTGAAGAACTTGATCGTGATTACGTCCGCACTGCTCTTGGAGCAGGTATTCCAAAGTCTGTTGTTATTGGTCGCAATGTTTTGCGTAATGCCCTTATCACCCCGGTTACTGTTCTCGGTCTTCGAGTCGGTTATCTCATGGGTGGTGCTGTTGTTATCGAAATTATTTTCGCTATCAACGGTATGGGCCAAGTTCTTATTAAGGGTATCCAGAACAACTGGGTCAATCTTGTTCAGGGTGGCGCATTGGTGGTTGCAATCGCATTCATCATCGTCAACATTATTGTTGACATGCTCTACTTGCTGATTAACCCACGTATTAGGTCGGTGTGA
- a CDS encoding PhoH family protein has protein sequence MTTSHTVTVPQRIPMINVLGHRDEVLRALERGLAPAQLYVRGRDIQITGPEASVDIARSLIGELVSVASSGQHLTTDAVERAMTIMTNGLNKPKEVLTTDILTNRGKTIRPKTFGQKEYVDAIDENTIVFGIGPAGTGKTYLAMAKAVVALQTNQVKRIIMTRPVVEAGESLGYLPGSLNDKIDPYMRPLYDALYDMLDPEAIPKLLAAGTIEVAPLAYMRGRTLNDAFVILDEAQNTTPEQMKMFLTRLGFNSKIVVTGDLTQVDLPRNTTSGLGIVRRILRNVDHIKFIELGAGDVVRHRLVADIIDAYARYAGEDTHD, from the coding sequence ATGACTACCTCGCATACTGTAACTGTTCCGCAACGTATCCCGATGATCAATGTGCTCGGGCACCGCGATGAAGTGCTCCGTGCGCTCGAACGCGGCCTTGCGCCGGCGCAACTCTACGTCCGCGGGCGTGATATTCAGATAACTGGCCCCGAAGCCTCCGTGGATATTGCGCGAAGCCTGATCGGCGAACTCGTCTCTGTGGCATCGTCCGGGCAACACCTCACAACTGACGCCGTGGAACGGGCCATGACAATCATGACTAACGGCCTCAACAAGCCAAAAGAAGTCCTCACCACCGATATTCTCACCAACCGCGGGAAAACTATCCGGCCAAAAACATTCGGCCAGAAAGAATACGTGGATGCGATCGATGAAAACACGATTGTGTTTGGAATCGGCCCAGCAGGTACAGGAAAAACATACTTAGCGATGGCGAAAGCCGTGGTGGCGCTCCAAACAAACCAGGTGAAGCGAATCATCATGACTCGCCCTGTCGTGGAAGCTGGCGAATCGCTCGGCTACCTGCCAGGATCGCTGAATGACAAGATCGATCCGTACATGCGGCCGCTCTACGATGCTCTCTACGATATGCTCGATCCGGAAGCAATTCCGAAACTCCTGGCTGCAGGTACAATCGAAGTGGCGCCACTTGCATACATGCGCGGCCGCACACTCAACGATGCCTTCGTGATCCTTGACGAAGCCCAAAACACCACGCCGGAACAAATGAAAATGTTCCTCACGCGCCTGGGATTCAACTCGAAGATCGTGGTCACAGGCGATTTAACCCAGGTGGATCTGCCGCGCAACACCACATCGGGACTCGGAATCGTGCGGCGGATCTTGCGTAACGTGGACCATATTAAATTTATTGAACTTGGAGCAGGGGACGTGGTGCGTCACCGCTTGGTAGCAGACATCATCGATGCATACGCACGATACGCAGGAGAGGATACCCATGATTGA
- a CDS encoding TrmH family RNA methyltransferase: MPRTPMMTMTGQLKKATGLYRRKMRVQYEQAIVEGPQGVREALLCYERGIRDVYVTQEALERHPDIDALLRRVDPYTHILPNELCSSVAPNSQGIFAVIAIPDEEDIRDIFAHGKLVVCALESVDPGNVGTIIRCADACGADAVILGRGSVEATNPKVMRSSAGSYFHIPILEDEDVADVVAHAREAGFQILIADGRGEYDLGQLADQALLESEGAQCGAAAQAGSAESAAEPGSAAIDLRRPTLWMVGNEAHGFTDEQYGYADGLVRIPMWGASESLNVAMATSICLFSSARAQHRG, from the coding sequence ATGCCACGTACCCCGATGATGACGATGACCGGCCAGCTGAAAAAAGCAACGGGACTGTACCGCCGGAAAATGCGCGTACAATACGAACAAGCAATTGTGGAAGGTCCACAAGGGGTTCGGGAAGCTTTATTGTGCTATGAACGTGGTATTCGCGATGTGTATGTGACGCAAGAAGCGTTAGAACGGCATCCTGATATTGATGCTTTACTGCGTCGTGTCGATCCATATACTCATATTCTTCCGAACGAATTGTGTAGCAGCGTTGCCCCTAATTCGCAAGGAATCTTCGCAGTTATTGCTATTCCAGATGAGGAAGATATCCGCGATATCTTTGCGCACGGAAAACTTGTGGTGTGCGCATTGGAAAGCGTAGATCCAGGAAACGTTGGAACAATTATTCGGTGTGCGGATGCATGCGGGGCAGACGCTGTTATTTTAGGGCGCGGTTCGGTTGAAGCAACGAACCCTAAAGTGATGCGTTCAAGCGCGGGCTCATATTTCCATATTCCCATTTTGGAAGATGAAGATGTGGCAGACGTGGTGGCTCATGCGCGTGAGGCTGGATTCCAAATTCTTATCGCTGACGGTCGCGGAGAATACGATCTGGGGCAATTAGCTGATCAGGCGCTTTTGGAGTCGGAAGGCGCGCAGTGCGGGGCTGCTGCGCAAGCCGGCAGCGCAGAAAGCGCTGCCGAACCGGGAAGCGCAGCTATCGATTTGCGTCGCCCAACATTGTGGATGGTCGGAAATGAAGCGCATGGTTTTACTGATGAACAATACGGCTATGCCGATGGTCTGGTTCGAATTCCGATGTGGGGAGCGTCCGAGTCATTGAACGTTGCGATGGCGACGTCGATATGTTTATTTTCGTCGGCGCGTGCTCAGCATCGCGGCTAG
- the infC gene encoding translation initiation factor IF-3, whose amino-acid sequence MINEPRINDRINVAEVRLVGPAGEQVGVVRVEDALRLAQEANLDLVEVAPNANPPVAKLMDYGKFKYEAAQKARESRRNQANTQLKEMRLGLKIDQHDYETKLKRIIKFLNGGDKVKVQLRFRGREQSRPEVGVRLMERLAADTAEDAVVESAPRVDGRSMVMVLAPTRRKSEAKSDQRRRREAERENRRAEEARRAQKNAERVASKTGAEEDE is encoded by the coding sequence ATTATCAACGAGCCAAGAATCAACGATCGAATCAACGTGGCTGAAGTACGTCTCGTGGGCCCTGCTGGAGAGCAGGTAGGCGTTGTACGTGTGGAAGATGCACTGCGACTCGCTCAGGAAGCGAACCTCGATCTTGTTGAAGTGGCGCCGAACGCGAACCCGCCAGTAGCCAAGCTTATGGACTACGGCAAGTTTAAGTACGAAGCCGCACAGAAGGCACGCGAGTCACGTCGCAACCAAGCCAACACGCAACTAAAGGAAATGCGCCTCGGTCTCAAGATCGATCAGCATGACTACGAAACCAAGTTGAAGCGAATCATCAAGTTTCTCAACGGTGGTGACAAGGTCAAGGTTCAGTTGCGCTTCCGTGGCCGTGAGCAGTCTCGTCCAGAAGTCGGTGTCCGGCTTATGGAACGTTTGGCTGCCGATACTGCAGAAGATGCTGTGGTTGAATCTGCACCGCGCGTCGATGGTCGCTCCATGGTGATGGTGCTCGCACCAACCCGCCGCAAGTCTGAGGCGAAGTCCGATCAGCGCCGCCGCCGCGAAGCTGAACGCGAAAACCGCCGCGCCGAAGAAGCACGCCGCGCCCAAAAGAACGCAGAACGTGTTGCTTCTAAAACCGGTGCTGAAGAAGACGAATAG
- the recO gene encoding DNA repair protein RecO, with translation MKTYRDDAIVLRTHDIGEADRVITMLSRNHGKIRAVAKGVRKTGSRFGARVEPFSHVDVQIYLGKTLDTISQVDTLSQYGRTIGRNYDAYTAASAIVEFADIINDSDSAADPQLFALLHGALYAVAQQVHPPELIVYSYILRSMMVAGWGFSIDECASCGVPGPHSALNIAAGGAVCDDCRPVGSATPSVETWQLLLALIVGDWASADAATIAARKSAAAIVGAYSQWHIEKHVKSLRLLDVK, from the coding sequence GTGAAAACCTACCGCGATGATGCCATCGTGCTGCGTACTCACGATATTGGGGAAGCAGATCGTGTGATTACCATGCTTTCACGCAATCACGGAAAAATCCGGGCTGTTGCCAAAGGCGTGCGGAAAACGGGCTCGCGCTTCGGGGCGCGAGTAGAACCGTTTTCCCACGTGGATGTGCAGATTTACTTAGGGAAAACGCTCGATACGATTTCGCAGGTGGATACGCTTTCGCAATATGGCCGCACGATTGGGCGCAACTATGATGCCTATACGGCAGCCAGTGCGATCGTAGAATTTGCGGACATTATTAATGACAGCGACAGTGCGGCCGATCCTCAACTCTTCGCGTTGCTTCACGGTGCTCTCTACGCCGTAGCTCAGCAGGTGCATCCTCCTGAATTGATCGTCTATTCCTATATCTTGCGATCGATGATGGTGGCCGGTTGGGGATTTTCTATCGATGAATGCGCGTCGTGTGGCGTGCCGGGGCCTCATTCGGCGCTGAATATCGCCGCAGGTGGGGCAGTGTGCGATGATTGCCGGCCTGTAGGATCAGCAACGCCGTCTGTGGAAACCTGGCAGTTGTTGCTGGCGCTGATCGTAGGAGATTGGGCCAGTGCAGATGCTGCCACGATCGCTGCGCGCAAATCTGCCGCCGCCATCGTCGGTGCTTACTCCCAATGGCATATCGAAAAACACGTGAAGTCTCTACGGCTTCTTGACGTAAAATGA